CGCCGAAGATCATCGCGACCGCCGTCATCACCACCGGGCGCATCCGCACCGGCGCGGCGCGGCGCATCGCCTCGACCTTGCCCATGCCCTCTGCGCGGAGCTGGTTCGCGTAGTCCACCAGCAGGATCGAGTTCTTGGTGACCAGCCCGAACAGGAGCAGGATTCCGATCAGGCTGAACAGGTTCAGCGTCTGGCCAAAGACGTACAGGCCGCCGAGCGCGCCCGTCATCGCCAGCGGCACCGCCATCATCACGGTGAACGGGTGCACCAGGCTCTCGAACTGCGCGGCGAGCACCATGTAGATCACGAGCAGGCCGAGCAGGAGCGCGACGCCCGCCTGGCTCACGCCCTCCTGCATCCGCTCGGCCTGGCCGGAGAGGGTGAGCGTCACTCCTTCGGGAAGCACGCGGCGCGCGATCGCGCGCGAGGCCTCGATCGCGTCGCCGAGCACCAGCCCGCCGGAGAGGTTCGCGGCGACGGTGACGCTGCGCTGCCGCCCGCTGCGCGTGATCGCCGACGGGGCCGCGCCCTGCTCCACGCGCACCAGGTTGCGAAGCTCAACCACGTCGCCCGAGCGGGTCCGGACGTAGAGCCTGCCGATCGCGTCTGGATCGCTGCGGTCCTTGTCCTCCAGCCGCATGCGGATGTCGTAGCGGTGGCCCGACTCCTTGAACACGCCGACGTCAAGCCCGCCGATCATCAGCTGCACCGTCGTCGCGAGCGCCCGCGCATCGATGCCGAGCGCGGCCGCCCGCTCGCGGTCCGGGATCACGCGCAGCTCGGGCAGGCCGAGCTTGAGCGACTTGTTCAGGTCGACGAATCCGCCGTGCGCGGCGAGCTCGGCCATGAACTCGTCGGAGAGCGCGTCGAGATCGTGCAGCGACAGGTTCCCGCGCAGCTCGACTTCGAACTCGCCCATTCGCGAGCCGCCGGAGCTCATCATCGAGCCGGGGTTGAAGATGCGGATCTCGCGGCCCGCCGTGCGCCCGAGCGCCTCGCGACCCGCGTCCATCAGCTCGTGCACGCTGCGCTTCCGCTCGGAGAGCGGGGCGAGCGTCGCGAACATCATTCCCTCGCTCGGCCGGCCGGGCATGTTCGGGCCGTTGCCCATCCCCACCGAGGAGAAGAGCCCCTCCGTCTCGGGCTGCGAGAGCATCCACGCCTCGTCGCGCGCCAGGAACTCGCGCGCGACTTCGAGCGTGGTGCCCTGCGGCGCCTCGGTGCGCACCATCACGATGCCCTCGTCCGAGGGCGGGAAGAATTCCGTCGAGAGCCGCGAGGCGAATCCGATCGCGGCGACGAACGCGCCGAGCGCCAGGCCGAACGAGGCCGCGCGGTGCGAGAGTGTCCAGTCGAGCGCGCGCGTGTAGTACGCGTCGAGCGCGTTCTGCGCGCGCTCCAGGCGGTGGTACACGCCGCCGTGCGCGCGCTCGCGCGGCGCGCCCATCCGCGAGGCGAGCATCGGCGTGAGCGTGAGGGCGACGAAGAGCGAGAGACCGACCGATCCGGCGACGGTCAGCCCGAACTCGCCCAAGAAGCTGCCGACGATCCCCTCGACGAAGACGACCGGAAGGAACACCGCGATCACCGACGCCGTCGCCGCGGTGGCGGCAAACGCGATCTGCCGCGCGCCGATCTCCGCCGCCTTGCGCGTGGACTCGCCGGCCTCGCGGTGTCGCTCGATGTTCTCGAGCACGATGATCGCGTCGTCGATCACGACGCCGACGGCGAGCGCCATGCCGAGCAGCGTCATCGTGTTCAGCGTGTAGCCCGCCAGCCAGACCAGCCCGAACGTCGCGACCAGCGAGATCGGCAGCGAAACCGCGATGATCAGCGTCGGCCGGGCGCGGCGCAGGAAGACCAGCACCGTGAACACCGCGAGCAACGCGCCGAAAGCGAGCGAGAAGAGCGTCTCGCTCACCGCCTCGCGCACGGTGTGCGAGAAGTCGACGAAGCCCCGCTCGTCCTCGATCGTGATGCCGCTGGGCAGGATCGCGCGGATCTCGTCGAGCCGGCGCTTGACCTCGTCGACGATCGCCACGGTGTTGCCACCGGATTGCTTCTGGATGCCCAGGCCGATC
This window of the Deltaproteobacteria bacterium genome carries:
- a CDS encoding efflux RND transporter permease subunit, whose amino-acid sequence is GVEFGLGKDIQLAAQEVRDKVARARRDLPAELEPPTVDTFDPSSMAILWIPFRTDRSAVDTSEYVRREVRPVFETIPGVAGVMVFGRRDRNLRIWLDGEALRARGLAASDALRALQSEHLEVPGGIVESRLREYTVKTEAEFESVAELEKLIVAYVDGAPVQLRDVARVEDGSEDVRIEAHYNGETSIGLGIQKQSGGNTVAIVDEVKRRLDEIRAILPSGITIEDERGFVDFSHTVREAVSETLFSLAFGALLAVFTVLVFLRRARPTLIIAVSLPISLVATFGLVWLAGYTLNTMTLLGMALAVGVVIDDAIIVLENIERHREAGESTRKAAEIGARQIAFAATAATASVIAVFLPVVFVEGIVGSFLGEFGLTVAGSVGLSLFVALTLTPMLASRMGAPRERAHGGVYHRLERAQNALDAYYTRALDWTLSHRAASFGLALGAFVAAIGFASRLSTEFFPPSDEGIVMVRTEAPQGTTLEVAREFLARDEAWMLSQPETEGLFSSVGMGNGPNMPGRPSEGMMFATLAPLSERKRSVHELMDAGREALGRTAGREIRIFNPGSMMSSGGSRMGEFEVELRGNLSLHDLDALSDEFMAELAAHGGFVDLNKSLKLGLPELRVIPDRERAAALGIDARALATTVQLMIGGLDVGVFKESGHRYDIRMRLEDKDRSDPDAIGRLYVRTRSGDVVELRNLVRVEQGAAPSAITRSGRQRSVTVAANLSGGLVLGDAIEASRAIARRVLPEGVTLTLSGQAERMQEGVSQAGVALLLGLLVIYMVLAAQFESLVHPFTVMMAVPLAMTGALGGLYVFGQTLNLFSLIGILLLFGLVTKNSILLVDYANQLRAEGMGKVEAMRRAAPVRMRPVVMTAVAMIFGVLPAAIGIGPGAETRRPMAIAAGAGMFSSTVLTLLVVPVFYLAIDDSVEWVKGRLRRLVSRKKEIAV